The Vigna unguiculata cultivar IT97K-499-35 chromosome 6, ASM411807v1, whole genome shotgun sequence genome contains a region encoding:
- the LOC114188975 gene encoding probable protein phosphatase 2C 2, translated as MSCFVAVPNSPVFSLFNNNTNNNNSSSMAEPLMLSLPIPSPTPSCSSPPSSPQLKRRRPAKLDIPVASLAFTLSTAPAPSPAMDAVVEVDGSGFSVFCRRGRRPHMEDRYSAAVDLRGEPKQAFFGIFDGHGGTKASEFAAHNLEKNVMDEVVRRDESDIEEAVKHGYLNTDSEFLKEDLHGGSCCVTALIWNGNLVVSNVGDCRAVISRGGVAEALTSDHRPSREDERDRIETQGGYVDVCRGVWRIQGSLAVSRGIGDRNLKQWVIAEPETKVLKIEPLHDLLILASDGLWEKVSNQEAVDIAGPFCVGNNRQQPLQACKKLVDLSVSRGSVDDISVMIIKLQNYV; from the exons ATGTCTTGTTTCGTGGCAGTTCCTAATTCCCCCGTTTTCTCTCTGTTTaacaacaacaccaacaacaaTAACTCTTCTTCCATGGCAGAACCTCTCATGCTTTCTCTTCCCATTCCCTCCCCCACACCCTCTTGCTCCTCTCCACCTTCCTCTCCCCAGTTGAAGCGAAGAAGACCTGCAAAACTCGACATTCCCGTCGCTTCTCTCGCATTCACGCTCTCCACGGCGCCGGCGCCGTCTCCGGCCATGGACGCCGTCGTCGAGGTCGACGGAAGCGGGTTTTCTGTCTTCTGCAGACGAGGAAGGAGGCCCCACATGGAGGACCGTTACTCCGCTGCCGTTGATCTTCGCGGTGAACCCAAGCAG GCTTTCTTCGGCATATTCGATGGGCATGGGGGCACAAAAGCTTCGGAATTCGCTGCACATAACTTAGAGAAGAATGTGATGGATGAGGTGGTTAGAAGAGATGAAAGTGACATTGAGGAGGCAGTGAAACATGGCTACCTCAACACAGATTCTGAATTCTTGAAGGAGGATCTTCATGGTGGCTCTTGCTGTGTGACAGCATTGATATGGAATGGCAACCTTGTCGTGTCTAACGTTGGGGATTGTCGTGCTGTGATTAGCAGAGGAGGGGTAGCAGAAGCCCTCACATCTGATCACAGGCCTTCAAGGGAAGATGAAAGGGACAGAATTGAAACTCAG GGTGGCTATGTTGATGTGTGCCGTGGTGTGTGGAGGATCCAAGGGTCATTGGCTGTTTCTAGGGGAATTGGAGATAGGAACCTGAAACAATGGGTGATAGCAGAACCTGAGACCAAAGTTCTTAAAATTGAACCTCTGCATGACTTGTTGATCTTAGCTTCAGATGGCTTATGGGAAAAG GTTAGCAATCAGGAAGCAGTGGATATTGCTGGTCCTTTTTGTGTAGGTAACAACAGACAACAACCTTTGCAGGCCTGTAAGAAGCTCGTAGATTTATCTGTGTCGCGAGGTTCTGTGGATGATATAAGTGTTATGATCATCAAGTTGCAAAACTATGTTTGA